The region ataagatttctatatgttgccaacttgtacttcccaagcgctttgtacagtgctctgcacacagtaagtgctcaataaatacaattgaatgaatgaatagctgcctTTCCTGTTTATTAGAGTATGCAACCATGTGCGACTGCATCCTTTCTGATGATCTTCTACCTACCcggggggtggacacaagcttgGCACAATGTAAAAACATAATAAAAAACATGAATCAAGCcactgaatttattgagggccgactgtgtgcggagcactgttctaagtgcctgtgagagtacaataaatttaataaatacaaattctgctctcatggagcttagaatctagtgggtGATGGAGATATTGAAATGATTTACAACTAGAAGGAATAAGCGGATAAATATATGAGTTAGGAGCtcattctgtgggcagggaatgcatctacaaactccgttatattgtactctcccaagtgcttagtaaaatgctctacacacagtaaaaactcaatgaatacgattgattgattaaaatagtaGGGCATAAAAGTCACTAGGTGCTGAACTGCTAGAAGTTCTTGGGAGTGCACAAATGCATCGTTTGTTTAGAAGTATTGAAGTggtcaggggaaggaagagaaatgaatgaaggaaatgttCCTGGAGGATATATAATTTtagaagccagtcagtcagtcatatttattcctctcctcctccccatccccccaccatacctccttctcctccccacagcacctgtatatatgtttgtacagatttattactctattttacttgtacatatttactattctatttattttgttaatgatgtgcatctagttttaattctatttgttctgacaacttgacacctgtccacatgttttgttttgttgtctgtctccccccttctagactgtgagcccattgttgggaagggaccatctctgtatgttgccaacttgtacttcccaagagcttagtacagtgctctgcacacagtaagtgctcaataaataagattgaatgaatgaatttgagtgcttactgtgtgcagagcactgttttagctCTTGGGATAGCACagtatatcaatataacagacacaattccccacccataatgagcttacagtctagagggggaggcagacattaatgtaaataaataaaattacagatacatacataagtgctgtggggctgggagggaatgatgaataaatagagcaagtTAGGGTAAtgtagaagaaagtgggagaagaggaaaggagggtttaggcaggaaagacctcttagaggagatgtgtctttaataaggctttgaagttggggacactcattttctgtcggatatgaacagggagggtggtccaggcagaggcaggatgtgggcaaaatgtctgtggtgagacagatgagattgaggtaataataataataattattattattatagcatttgttaagcgcttactatgtgtgaagcactgttctaagcactgggagaatacaaggtgatcaggttgtgccacgtggggctcacagtcttaatccccattttacagatgaggtaactgaggcccagagaagttaagtgacttgcccaaagtcacacagctgacagtggtggagctgggattagaacccacgacctctggctcccaagtctgggctctctccactgagccatgctgcttctctacaggcacagtgagaagcttagcattagaggagtaaagtatgcGGTTTGGGTTGGTCTTTGAAGATGAGAATAGCTGTGGTCTGGTTATTTGAAGTGAGAGAAAATGTGAAGGGAGATAGGTTCATAAAGGGAGAAATGAGATTTAGATACAGTGTAGTTTGAAAAGACTGAAGAAGGCAAGTTTTAGCAAAGTGGAAAAAAGTGAATAAGTAGGATGAAGAGCTAATCGAGGGTCTTTAAACCAATATAgagtagtttctgcttgatgattaATGGAATGGGTAGTCATTGAAGGTTTGGGAGCAGAGAAAAGTGGATGCCGAAAAACACTTTATAAAAATACTCTGGGAAAAAGAGTGAAACATAGCtaaagaagggagagagccagggagaccagtgaagaggctgatccagtagtcaagccaggatattataagtgcctggatcagttggcagacttttttttctttttcttaatggtatttgataaacacttactgttAATCAAacgcttttctaagctctggcatagatacaagtaaattaggttggatacggtccctgtccctcttggggctcacagacgaaactggaaggagaataggagaaccaaggcaccgagaatttaagtgacttgcccaaggtaacacagcaagcatttgacaaaggaggattagaacccaggtcctccgactcccaggcccatgctctttccactaggccatgctgcttctcaggccttgCTGCCTTTCAGATGGACGGGAAGGAGTGGATCTCAGAAATGACAGGAAGATGGGAAAAAGTTAGATGGAGGAAGGGATTTGGGAGGGGAAAATGAAAAATTCAGCTTTAGATATGTTGAACTAAAGGTTCTGGcagcagaatcaatcattcagtcgcatttagtgaacacttttctgtgtgcagagcattatactaaacacttgagagagtacattgacGCCACTTAGAGCCTTATTGGAGCCTCCGCCAAAGCGGTTCAGGTTCGAGCTTCCCTTTGCTCTTGTTAAAGGCGGCCACGGTGAGGTTTTcctgcctttctttctttccttcctttcttcccgccCAGGCGAACGGAAAGAGGAAGTTGCCATCGCTCAGAGGGTCCGGGCGGAAACGGGGTGGAGATGTGGGACTTCCCAGCCCTCCCACTGCTGGTCAACCTGGGCGTCTCGCTGCTGGGCCTGGTGGCCATGCTGACCCTCATCCCGGCCTTCTGGGGACACTTCATGACCGCTCGCCTCTGTGGGCTGGACCTCAACAAGACTGGCAAGCAGCAGATCCCTGAATCTCAGGGGGTCATCAATGGTGCCGTCTTCCTCATCATCCTCTTCTGCTTCATCCCTGTCCCCTTCCTGAGTTGCTTCTTGAAGGAACAGTGCAAAGCGTTTCCCCACCATGAGTTTGTGGCCCTGATCGGTGCCCTCCTTGccatctgctgcatgatcttccTGGGCTTCGCAGATGATGTGCTGAACCTGCGCTGGTGCCATAAACTGCTCCTGCCCACGgccgcctccctgcccctgctaaTGGTTTACTTCACCAACTTTGGCAACACCACCATCGTGGTGCCCAAGCCCTTCCG is a window of Tachyglossus aculeatus isolate mTacAcu1 chromosome 1, mTacAcu1.pri, whole genome shotgun sequence DNA encoding:
- the LOC119926553 gene encoding UDP-N-acetylglucosamine--dolichyl-phosphate N-acetylglucosaminephosphotransferase-like: MWDFPALPLLVNLGVSLLGLVAMLTLIPAFWGHFMTARLCGLDLNKTGKQQIPESQGVINGAVFLIILFCFIPVPFLSCFLKEQCKAFPHHEFVALIGALLAICCMIFLGFADDVLNLRWCHKLLLPTAASLPLLMVYFTNFGNTTIVVPKPFRPLLGLHLDLGILYYVYMGLLAVFCTNAINILASINGLEAGQTLVISASIILFNLVALGVIFQESSAFRVVGCREDEYSHNGMEDSQFELAFCPARDLPAVRELRRIEIIESDSREDSQ